The following is a genomic window from Halodesulfovibrio marinisediminis DSM 17456.
GTATTTGCGCGTCTTCCATCTACCTTTAAGGGATATCCTGTGAGAATGGCGCCAGATCTTCGGAATGGACGGGTTGGCTTGTTCACTATTGAAGGTTTCTATCGACGCTTTATTAACAGTGGACAACCACTTTCTACATGGCAGCAGTGGTATACTGTTCCTGAACATTTTTTAGCTGTTGCAACTAACGGAGAAGTTTTTACTGACCCTGTAGGGCAGTTCTCTTCTTTCCGGAAGTCATTACTTAATTTTTATCCTGATGATGTAATGAAGAAAAAGTTGGCGGCTCGTTTTGCTGTTATGGCACAAAGCGGTCAGTATAACCTGCTGCGTATGCTCAAGCGAAATGATACTGCAGCGGCGCTGCTTGCCGTTTCACGTTTTGTTGAGTCCACAGTTGGAGCCATGTATTTGATGCACGGTAAGTACATGCCGTTTTATAAATGGGCGTTCCGCGGTATGAAAGAGCTGCCTGACGGTGCGTTTATTGCGGCAAAACTGAATGACGTTTTGTCGTTGAATCTTACTCAGGGACCTGACATTTTGAGCAATGCGGAAGCAGCGGTTGAAACTGTTTGTGTTGAGATGATGAGGTTGTTGCAGAAGAAAGGACTGAGTCGAAGTAATGAAGCTTGGCTTATGGCTCAGGCGGAGATGGTTCAAAGTCAGATTGAAAATCCTCAAATCAGGAACCTGCCGACTCTGCATGGAATCCAGTGTAGCTAATGATATCTTATAAAAGTTATGAAAAAAGGCTGTCCTAACATTTAGGATAGCCTTTTTCAAAAATAATTCGCAGTGCGAAAAGATTATTTCTTTCCAGTTGCAACCATGCGTAAGAAATGACGTGGAATTTCCTCTAGCAATGCTTTTGCGCGCTCTTCACCGATGTGGAACGGTGTACGACCAGAAATATAGAGACTGATTAAACCGTGAATTTGTGACCAAGACATGATCAGGGCGTCGTCTACAGAGCATCCTTCAAAATGACCGGCGTCAATAGCGCGTTCCACGGCGTTTCGAACCATACCAAGTACAGCCTCGTAGCCCTTTACTGGTACTGTGCCGTCTTCAGAAATCTGAATAGGCATATGGAACATAAGATCATAGTATTCCCAGTAATCAACGCCGAATCCGCCGTATTCAACGGCAAGATTCGCAAGGTGCTTGATTGGGTCAGGATCTATTTCAAGTCTTGCTAATCGGTTGAGGAGAATCTGGTAGCCTTCAGTGCGGAGCTGATCTAGCAGTTCTTCTTTGTTTTTTACGTACCGGTAAATAAGCGCGGGGCTGTAATTTACCTTGGCAGCAATGCGTCGCATGGAGACATTGCCTACACCTTCTTTAGAGAACAGTTCGCGTGCTGCATCAAGTATGAGACGGCGTTTTTCTGTTTGTTCCGGTGTCCAATCTTTCTTCATTAGAGCTCCCTTTGCAGGAATACGGTGCTTATCTTTGAAGCGTGCAACGCGGCTTCGACTTCCCCTCGTCTTACTGAAGCTGCGTATGTCATAAAATAAAGAATATCTTATGACATGTTGTGAAGCACAATTCCATACCGTATCTAAGTACTACATATAGTAAGTAGAGAGTTACGTAAACTTACTTTCCGTTGGATACGGCTGATCTGAAAGAAGTACGTGCCATATTATAATGATAGTAACGCATTGCAGGAGGGAGTGGTTCGACCATGCCGCACTATGTTATTGCGCTATGAAGGTATATCCGAGTCAAGCCGTTGCAGTTTTTTTAGCAGCAGCTAACAATGAGGGGATACAAAAACACGGTCTCCCTCAATAAGTCCGAGTGCTGCACAGATGTTTTCGCGAATAACTGCTATCCCGTTTTGGAATCCGCAATGGGCTATTGCACCTGAAAATTCACCATTTTCTTTAAGAGATCCCATCAGGTGAATGTCGCCTTTAATGCTTCCTTTTTTGAGGGTGTACCACTTCCCGTTTCTTAATGGAGACAGTTCGTTACGAGTTGCTTTGTAGCAGAGTGTTCCATCAACTGGGTCGACTCTGTTTTGGAATGTGAATCCAAGACGTTTTGCAAGATGCTGTGAACCGCGTGACGACATACCTACGGAATTTTCACTGATTCGTTGTTTGGAACAACCGTCTGGTAATTCATATTCGTTAGGGAACATGTTCATAAATGAACGATCCTTATTAGCCATACGTTTGTACGCTTCAATAAAGCTCATTCCTGTAAATTTTTTTCCAAAACAATCCCAGAAACGGGATTCACCTTTGGCGGTAATCTTGCCTAGTACCTCAACTACAAAAGAGTCTGTAAAGCGTTCTGGCTTAATTCCTGCGTAAAGGACTCGTATGTGGCTTAACTGGGCTGCAAGTTTGTAATGTGTTTTGCGGAACATGTCGTCCACAATCAACCCGCCAAGGCCGCTTGTACGTTGAGTTTCAATGCCACGGATATATTTCTGATGATCTTCTTCGTTGATCACATCTATGTAATGTTGTGGCTGGGCTTCGGATATGTACGAACCAAATAAGCTGGAAGCTCCAGCAATTCGTTTTGTGGCCAGATCTTCACAAACGAATTGATATTCACATTTTCCAGGTGGGAGAATGCCCGCAAATGACTGCAAGCTGGTCTCAATTCGTTTAGACAAAAGATCTGGCGAAGGCTGGAGGCTTAAAAGAGGAGCCTGATAAGCGAGCCGACACAGTTCATCGTGATCTTCATGCCGTGCTCCGCGCACAATAAATCGCATAATATTTCTCTTTGCTTAGTGTGTCGATTAGCTATTTCGTTTTTTTGACCATTCGTTTCTTTATTCTTGAAGAGACTAGAAACATAGAGCCACGTTGAAGAGGAAGATATCTATTTAGTAATTGTAAATTTAATCACATAGTTCAAGATGCAGTGTGATTGACTACATTCGTGCATAGTTAGCTATATGAGTAACTTTTAATTTGTATTTATGTACAGAAAATGTCCTGCCCTTAGCAAGGGCTGGACGATGTTTTCTACGGGATTTGGTCTTACTTTTTTAGCTGTTGAAAAGAACTTGTTGGTATGACAGTAATTGATACGGAGCAAGGTGGTGAGGGGCATTTTGTTTTAGAAAGGAAATAGTTTTTGATGATTAATATTGTCAGCTTGTTATGGGTGTTTTCACCTGTGAGCCATTACGTTGATCATATGAGCCTGATAGCCTGCTCCAAACCCATTATCGATATTCACAACTGAAACTCCGGGAGCGCAGCCGTTCAGCATGGTCATGAGGGCAGCAACCCCACCAAGTCCTGTGCCGTAGCCTATACTTGTTGGAACAGCGATAACAGGTACGGGGCTGAGCCCGGCAACAAGCGTTGGCAAAGCTCCATCCATTCCGGCAACTGCAATGATTGCTGAGGCCTTCTCAAAATCTTTTGCTGCATTCAGTGCCCGATGTACTCCGGCAATTCCACAGTCAAAGTGTCTAATAACATTACTGCCGAGAAACTCAGCTGTCTGGGCTGCCTCTTCAGCGATTCCGTGATCGGATGTTCCGGCGTTGATTACTAGAACACAGCCAGTTAGTTTTTTATTAGGGGCATCAAGAGTCAATGTGCGGGCGTTAGCATCAAAACGGATGGCTGGAAGAACTGTTTGGACTGCTTTGTAATGTTCTTCGGTTGCGCGCGTGCCAAGACATTCACCATGTGAATCAATCATTGCTTGAAAGATGATTGCAACCTGCTCAGGAGTTTTGCCTTCGCAAAAAATGACTTCAGGGCAACCTGTCCGTTGTGGCCTGTTAATATCCAGCTGCGTGTGGTTGCTTACAAAACATGAATGTTTTTTGGGGAGATTAGAATTTGCTGACTGTTCTTGTTCGAATAGATCAGAAGGTATTGGGTTCTGTGTAGGCATGATCAATCCTTATTAATAAAAGAATAGGCAATAGATTCGTTTCCTACGGTGGATTCAGTCGAAGTGCAATGCAGGGACAATAGTAAAAAATGAAAAAATGAATTTTCCATATTGACAAGGTGTAATAAATTCCATAAATACACCTCTCACTTGTTGGGCTATCGTTCAATTGGCAGGACGACGGGTTCTGGCTCCGTTAATCAAGGTTCGAGTCCTTGTAGCCCAGCCATCAAGTGATCTAGATTAAAACAAGGTCAGAAGTTTTAATCTGTATATAAGACGCGTCCCCATCGTCTAGCCTGGCCCAGGACACCTGCCTTTCACGCAGGCGACGGGGGTTCAAATCCCCGCAACGATAAGTTAGTTAGATTAAAACAAGGTCAGAAGTTTTAATCTGCATATAAGAAGCGTCCCCATCGTCTAGCCTGGCCCAGGACACCTGCCTTTCACGCAGGCGACGGGGGTTCAAATCCCCCTGGGGACGCCAAAGTAAATCAAGCTCTTACGCGAAAGTGTAAGAGCTTTTTTTGTTTTTCTAGCTGGTTGGAGTAAGTTCAAGGGCAACCTTATTCATGATTATTCGGGGCCGTTTTTCCCCCTTATTAGTCTAATTCATATTTTTAACTGGATGGATAATAAAAGTTCGCATGTCATGCTTGGTTAAAGTAGTAACGTTTTGTTTTGTGAATTTTTTGAGTTGAAAAGAACGGATGTGAATTGTTGAATGCTTGAAGTTAGCGAACTGCAGTTAGTTCAGCGAAAATTGGATTCGGGTGACCTTATTATGCCGAGAGACATCACCTGCTGTTCTAAGAAACGTTACTATCTGGCTACAAGTAAGGTAGTAAGCATTCCTTATGTATCACAGTATTTAAAGAATGGCTTTTGAATCAGATAGTTGATTAATGGTAGATCGCATTTGATTGCTGACTGGATTGAAAACAAATTACAAGTTGCTTACGGTCGGTTGCTACACCAGCGAATGAGGTTTTAAAGTAAAAAAAGCTCTTACATGAAAGTGTAAGAGCTTTTTTGCTTCAGATTGATCCACCGTGTAGTGGCGATGGAGAAAGTTCGCGTTGCCTGCTGAAAACAGAACGGCTTGCCACTACATTGCAGCTTTGCGGCTTTCCTCGAGGTAGATTTTGCTGAGACGAGTTACAACAGGACCTGGGGTGCCACCGGAAAGTTCAACGTTATCGATTTCGATAATAGGGTTTACGAAGGCTGTGGCAGCAGTAGCAAAGGCTTCAGCGGCTTGCTGTGCTTCTTCAATGGTGAAGGGACGTTCTTCGATTTCCATGTCCAGTTCTGTTGCAAGCTTCAATACAGCTGCGCGAGTGATGCCGTGCAAAATGGAGTTGGAAAGATTGCGGGTAACGATCTTACCGTCTTTGGTTACAATGTATGCGTTGCTGGAAGTTCCTTCTGTAACAAAACCGTCTTGAACCATCCATGCGTCATCTTTGCCTTCAGCTTTTGCAATCATTTTTGTCATGGAAGGAGCAAGAAGCTGAACGGTCTTGATGTCACGACGACCCCATCTGATGTCTGGTGCGGAGATTATGCGGATACCAGTTTTTGGGGCAGAAAGAGGTTTGGCTTGTGTAAACAGGACGATGGTCTGCTCGGCATCTTTCGGGAATACGAAGTCTCGATCCGCAGCGCCACGGGTAATCTGTAAGTAAATAGCGCCTTCATTAAGATTGTTTCGCTTAATGAGTTCGCGGTGAACTTCAAGTAGTTCTTCTTGGCTGATAGGCATTTCCATCTTGAGTTCGCCAAGGGAACGTTCAAGGCGGGTTGTGTGGCCTGCGTAATCCACTAGCTTTCCGTCCAGAACAGCGGTTACTTCGTATACGCCGTCGGCAAATAAGAAACCGCGGTCAAAAATGGATACAGTGGCATTTTCTTCGGGCAGGTAGTTCCCGTTTACATAAACTGTACGACTCATGATTATCCTTTAACTCTCTACAATAGGTCTTTTTGAGCAGTGTGGATTAATTATTAGTTAGTAGGAGCGCCCCATAACTCAGGTTGTGGAGGGTGCACGTGCTTGTTGTCATAGGTCAGTCCGCAAGGTCTGTCCTCGGCCAGCAGAAGCGGGCCATCTAAATCGGTCACAGCAGCATCTTGAGCAACAAACACTGCAGGGGCCATGGCAAGAGAAGAGCCGACCATGCAGCCGACCATGATCTCGTAACCATTTTCTTTCGCCAGCTCTCTTAACGCCAGAGCTTCGGTGAGTCCACCAGTCTTATCGAGTTTTATGTTGATCATATCGTATTTACCCTGCAAATCAGGTAAAGAGCTGCGATCGTGGCAGGATTCATCGGCACAGACAGGTAGGATACGCTCTAAATGGAGCAGGGCGTCATCGGCACCGGCTGGCAAAGGTTGTTCGACCATCTCAACCCCGAGATTGAGCAATACAGGAGCAATTTCCTGATACAGTTCCGGTGTCCAGCCCTCGTTGGCATCTACGATAATACGTGCGTCAGGTGCTCCTTTGCGCACAGCTTCAATGCGAGCGATATCGCCTTTGCCGCCAAGTTTAATTTTTAAAAGAGGGCGGGAAGAATTTTTTGTGGCCTCAGAGAGCATGTTTTCTGGGGTGTCCAGCGAAAGAGTGTACGCGGTAACTTCCGGCTTTGGTTCGTCCAACCCAGCTAGCTGCCATACAGGATTTCCGGAAAGCTTGGCATCCAGATCCCACAGGGCACAGTCAACAGCATTGCGTGCTGCACCTGCAGGCAAGGCGGACTGGAGTGTCTTGCGAGTTATTGGCAAAGGGAGTGCTTCAATTTGCGCGATAACACTTTCAACGGTTTCATTGTACCGTGCGTACGGTACACATTCTCCACGCCCGACAACTCCATCGCGTTCAATATCTACACGGACAACAACAGCTTCGGTTCTTGATCCACGTGAGATGGTGAATACTTTTGCGAGGGGAAAGATGTCCTTGCTAACGGTTATGCGCATTCGAGAGCCTCTACAAGACGACCTGCTCCTTGTCTGAATGGATCGACTGAAGGGATACCGAATTGTTTTTCAAGTGCCTTGAGGTAATTGAGTGCGTCGGTTTCTTCCATGTGCTGGGTGTTAACGGAAACGCCGACAACTTTGCAGTCAGGGTTAACAATTTGAGCCATACGCAGGGCAACGTCCTTCAAGGCTTCAAGGGAAGGCTGCTGGTATTCAGGCAGGCCGCGCATATGTTCTCTAGTTGGCTCGTGGCAGAGGATCAGCGCATCAGGCTGACCGCCATGAATAAGAGCCATGGTTACACCGGAGTAGGATGCGTGGAACAGGCTTCCCTGACCTTCAATGAGATCCCAGTGGTCTGCGTCATTATCCGGTGTGAGCCATTCAACAGCACCAGCCATGAAGTCGGCGATAACTGCATCAAGTGGAACGCCGTTGCCTTCAATCAAGATGCCTGTTTGTCCCGTTGGGCGGAAGGTAGCTTTCATACCGCGTTCTTTCATCTCGCGGTGCATTGCAAGTGCCGTATACATTTTGCCTACGGAGCAGTCGGTTCCTACCGCGAGGCAGCGTTTTCCGGAGCGTTTCTTCCCGTTTGCAATTGGGTATTTGACAGATGGCAAACGCACGTCGTGTAGAGTGCAACCATTTTTCTCAGCAGCT
Proteins encoded in this region:
- the dgcN gene encoding N-acetyltransferase DgcN yields the protein MFEAPYLLFLGDAPDALAAKMAQGIYDWRPEAAIGQLRMENCNVDLGITDLSIQDAVAAGAKTLVIGIVNRGGVISDSWKSILIEALEAGMDIASGLHNLLRDEPDLVEAAEKNGCTLHDVRLPSVKYPIANGKKRSGKRCLAVGTDCSVGKMYTALAMHREMKERGMKATFRPTGQTGILIEGNGVPLDAVIADFMAGAVEWLTPDNDADHWDLIEGQGSLFHASYSGVTMALIHGGQPDALILCHEPTREHMRGLPEYQQPSLEALKDVALRMAQIVNPDCKVVGVSVNTQHMEETDALNYLKALEKQFGIPSVDPFRQGAGRLVEALECA
- a CDS encoding TetR/AcrR family transcriptional regulator produces the protein MKKDWTPEQTEKRRLILDAARELFSKEGVGNVSMRRIAAKVNYSPALIYRYVKNKEELLDQLRTEGYQILLNRLARLEIDPDPIKHLANLAVEYGGFGVDYWEYYDLMFHMPIQISEDGTVPVKGYEAVLGMVRNAVERAIDAGHFEGCSVDDALIMSWSQIHGLISLYISGRTPFHIGEERAKALLEEIPRHFLRMVATGKK
- a CDS encoding DUF4037 domain-containing protein, with the protein product MQGLPLSREFYDEVAAPMLRSELPGYVSQLAIGLVGEGSECFGFDDDFSQDHDWGAGVCIWVPESLAGQVEPLLEPVFARLPSTFKGYPVRMAPDLRNGRVGLFTIEGFYRRFINSGQPLSTWQQWYTVPEHFLAVATNGEVFTDPVGQFSSFRKSLLNFYPDDVMKKKLAARFAVMAQSGQYNLLRMLKRNDTAAALLAVSRFVESTVGAMYLMHGKYMPFYKWAFRGMKELPDGAFIAAKLNDVLSLNLTQGPDILSNAEAAVETVCVEMMRLLQKKGLSRSNEAWLMAQAEMVQSQIENPQIRNLPTLHGIQCS
- a CDS encoding arginine N-succinyltransferase, which gives rise to MRFIVRGARHEDHDELCRLAYQAPLLSLQPSPDLLSKRIETSLQSFAGILPPGKCEYQFVCEDLATKRIAGASSLFGSYISEAQPQHYIDVINEEDHQKYIRGIETQRTSGLGGLIVDDMFRKTHYKLAAQLSHIRVLYAGIKPERFTDSFVVEVLGKITAKGESRFWDCFGKKFTGMSFIEAYKRMANKDRSFMNMFPNEYELPDGCSKQRISENSVGMSSRGSQHLAKRLGFTFQNRVDPVDGTLCYKATRNELSPLRNGKWYTLKKGSIKGDIHLMGSLKENGEFSGAIAHCGFQNGIAVIRENICAALGLIEGDRVFVSPHC
- the dgcA gene encoding N-acetyl-D-Glu racemase DgcA; this translates as MRITVSKDIFPLAKVFTISRGSRTEAVVVRVDIERDGVVGRGECVPYARYNETVESVIAQIEALPLPITRKTLQSALPAGAARNAVDCALWDLDAKLSGNPVWQLAGLDEPKPEVTAYTLSLDTPENMLSEATKNSSRPLLKIKLGGKGDIARIEAVRKGAPDARIIVDANEGWTPELYQEIAPVLLNLGVEMVEQPLPAGADDALLHLERILPVCADESCHDRSSLPDLQGKYDMINIKLDKTGGLTEALALRELAKENGYEIMVGCMVGSSLAMAPAVFVAQDAAVTDLDGPLLLAEDRPCGLTYDNKHVHPPQPELWGAPTN
- a CDS encoding D-amino-acid transaminase is translated as MSRTVYVNGNYLPEENATVSIFDRGFLFADGVYEVTAVLDGKLVDYAGHTTRLERSLGELKMEMPISQEELLEVHRELIKRNNLNEGAIYLQITRGAADRDFVFPKDAEQTIVLFTQAKPLSAPKTGIRIISAPDIRWGRRDIKTVQLLAPSMTKMIAKAEGKDDAWMVQDGFVTEGTSSNAYIVTKDGKIVTRNLSNSILHGITRAAVLKLATELDMEIEERPFTIEEAQQAAEAFATAATAFVNPIIEIDNVELSGGTPGPVVTRLSKIYLEESRKAAM
- the larB gene encoding nickel pincer cofactor biosynthesis protein LarB; translation: MPTQNPIPSDLFEQEQSANSNLPKKHSCFVSNHTQLDINRPQRTGCPEVIFCEGKTPEQVAIIFQAMIDSHGECLGTRATEEHYKAVQTVLPAIRFDANARTLTLDAPNKKLTGCVLVINAGTSDHGIAEEAAQTAEFLGSNVIRHFDCGIAGVHRALNAAKDFEKASAIIAVAGMDGALPTLVAGLSPVPVIAVPTSIGYGTGLGGVAALMTMLNGCAPGVSVVNIDNGFGAGYQAHMINVMAHR